Proteins from a genomic interval of Pseudodesulfovibrio nedwellii:
- a CDS encoding cytochrome c3 family protein, with amino-acid sequence MEERKASKRCGGALPFIIGFLATCVLGWAVIPGMFYEKEEQPIWFSHAIHVDGEGMDCESCHYFRDDGSYAGFPTNEVCAECHAVDPEEAMEAIAEEGIDPTDYEAIMKAELDAIEDNLAASDDDKRQAEREYVVKYLIQGKEVPWLNYQDQPDNVYFSHKAHAELSVADLAEMKKELSDVVDPAVFEGEAPEQNCNLCHVKDISTNDVPPAFERNILSGYSKMTMKMWKCERCHALKGQPNACYTCHK; translated from the coding sequence ATGGAGGAGAGAAAAGCATCGAAACGGTGTGGAGGGGCACTTCCCTTTATCATCGGCTTCCTGGCCACCTGTGTGTTGGGCTGGGCTGTAATCCCTGGTATGTTCTACGAAAAAGAAGAACAACCGATTTGGTTCAGCCATGCTATACACGTGGATGGTGAGGGAATGGATTGCGAAAGCTGCCACTATTTCCGGGATGATGGCTCTTATGCCGGTTTCCCGACCAACGAAGTATGTGCTGAATGTCATGCGGTTGATCCTGAAGAAGCAATGGAAGCCATTGCTGAAGAAGGCATCGACCCGACCGACTATGAAGCCATCATGAAAGCAGAATTGGATGCCATTGAGGACAATCTGGCTGCTTCGGATGATGACAAAAGACAAGCTGAACGTGAGTACGTGGTGAAGTATTTGATTCAGGGGAAAGAAGTTCCCTGGTTGAATTACCAAGACCAGCCGGACAACGTTTACTTCTCTCACAAGGCTCACGCTGAGCTGAGTGTTGCCGATTTGGCAGAGATGAAGAAAGAATTGTCTGATGTCGTTGACCCCGCAGTGTTTGAGGGCGAAGCCCCCGAACAGAACTGCAACCTGTGTCATGTAAAGGATATCAGCACTAACGATGTGCCTCCGGCTTTCGAGCGGAACATCCTTTCTGGCTACAGCAAGATGACCATGAAGATGTGGAAGTGCGAACGGTGTCACGCCCTTAAGGGTCAGCCGAACGCCTGCTACACCTGCCATAAGTAA
- the qrcB gene encoding menaquinone reductase molybdopterin-binding-like subunit QrcB produces the protein MSVARRAFIQMSVGATVGILFTPTVWKALDDVSIWTQNWPWIPTLKYGEVKGTPTVSKMCESGCAVKVRTVAGEAFGVEGNMENPLSGGGVCPLCANGVQVMNSPSRIKAPMLDGEEISWEKAQEVVAEKLEAAGSNVAVISGDQTGTVNEVFSALLTDKGSDAFYTMPCDMQAADKAWSSLMGGSGQVGYDLENADVVLLAGADALESWGPTVANLKAFAANESGKFYFAGPMQTKTASVTDKWVPVPAEGMAAFTLGIAYYVLQSGKTTSVADFGQFKAMVMNDYSPAKVEAATGVKADIMAAIAKDLLAASNPVVVPGGSVAAHGAAFALNLLLGGGMKALPEFGKAVGTAMSRSEMLKADILEGVSTDLLFVYEANPAYALPEQVKAGFTVAFDSVNTETTSAANLVLPTPHCYERFEDLASPYGVAAGTYSLGAPVSKATLNVKNAADFILGLADLGFETYEEVLEAKVEAIGADMDELVEGGAFVAEGEAPVAVSMAASELSKAAVPVKGSGAVGLAPYTLLNVGTANQATTPNAPCTISNNQLVGDYLVVMMASATAKQLGVDVGTKVKLSGGTGECEALVQIFEGVLPGVVAAPLGMGHTVGDEFSKGKGDNVYKILTVSSEAAAGASTWAGSTVNVAKI, from the coding sequence ATGAGCGTAGCACGCAGAGCTTTTATTCAGATGAGTGTGGGCGCCACCGTCGGTATCCTTTTTACACCGACGGTATGGAAAGCTCTTGATGATGTCTCCATCTGGACGCAGAACTGGCCCTGGATTCCCACGTTGAAATACGGGGAAGTCAAAGGGACGCCAACCGTGTCCAAGATGTGTGAATCCGGATGTGCCGTGAAGGTTCGCACCGTTGCCGGTGAAGCCTTCGGTGTTGAAGGAAACATGGAAAACCCGCTTTCCGGCGGTGGTGTCTGTCCTCTGTGCGCAAATGGCGTACAGGTTATGAACAGCCCGTCCCGGATCAAGGCTCCCATGTTGGATGGCGAAGAAATCTCCTGGGAAAAAGCCCAGGAAGTCGTGGCCGAGAAGTTGGAAGCCGCCGGCAGCAACGTTGCTGTCATTTCCGGCGACCAGACCGGCACCGTCAATGAGGTCTTCTCCGCGTTGCTGACTGACAAGGGCAGCGACGCATTTTATACCATGCCATGTGACATGCAGGCCGCCGATAAGGCTTGGTCCAGTCTCATGGGTGGGTCCGGTCAGGTCGGTTACGACCTGGAAAATGCGGATGTAGTCCTGCTGGCTGGTGCCGATGCCCTAGAATCCTGGGGTCCGACTGTCGCCAACCTTAAGGCTTTTGCTGCCAATGAGTCCGGTAAGTTCTATTTCGCCGGTCCTATGCAGACTAAAACCGCTTCCGTGACCGATAAATGGGTACCTGTCCCGGCTGAAGGCATGGCTGCTTTCACCCTGGGTATTGCATATTATGTATTGCAGTCTGGCAAGACCACGTCTGTCGCTGACTTTGGTCAGTTCAAGGCCATGGTCATGAACGACTACAGCCCTGCCAAGGTTGAAGCAGCCACCGGTGTTAAAGCCGATATAATGGCCGCTATCGCCAAGGACCTGTTGGCTGCCAGCAACCCCGTGGTTGTTCCCGGTGGTTCTGTTGCCGCACACGGTGCAGCGTTTGCATTGAACCTGCTGCTTGGCGGCGGTATGAAGGCATTGCCTGAATTTGGCAAGGCCGTCGGTACTGCCATGAGCCGTAGCGAAATGCTGAAAGCGGACATTTTGGAAGGTGTTTCCACCGACCTACTGTTCGTTTACGAAGCCAATCCCGCTTACGCTCTGCCTGAGCAGGTCAAGGCTGGATTCACCGTTGCATTCGACTCGGTTAACACTGAGACCACGTCTGCCGCGAATCTGGTTTTGCCGACCCCGCACTGCTATGAGCGGTTCGAGGATCTGGCATCTCCGTATGGTGTCGCAGCTGGTACGTATTCCTTGGGTGCTCCGGTTTCCAAGGCAACTCTGAATGTCAAGAATGCCGCCGACTTTATCCTCGGTTTGGCTGATCTCGGATTTGAGACCTACGAAGAAGTTCTCGAAGCCAAGGTTGAAGCCATTGGCGCAGATATGGATGAGTTGGTCGAAGGCGGCGCATTTGTCGCTGAAGGCGAGGCTCCGGTGGCCGTCAGCATGGCTGCAAGCGAATTGAGCAAGGCTGCCGTACCCGTCAAGGGTTCCGGTGCTGTGGGACTTGCTCCCTATACTTTGCTCAATGTTGGTACCGCCAATCAGGCGACTACCCCCAACGCTCCTTGCACCATCAGCAACAATCAGTTGGTCGGCGACTATTTGGTTGTCATGATGGCATCTGCCACTGCCAAACAGCTTGGCGTGGACGTTGGTACCAAGGTGAAGCTTTCCGGTGGTACCGGTGAGTGTGAAGCTTTGGTCCAGATCTTCGAAGGCGTCCTGCCCGGCGTTGTGGCCGCTCCTTTGGGAATGGGTCATACTGTCGGCGACGAGTTCTCGAAGGGTAAGGGCGATAACGTTTACAAGATCCTCACGGTGAGCTCCGAGGCCGCCGCTGGCGCCTCTACATGGGCCGGTTCCACTGTGAATGTCGCCAAAATCTAG
- the qrcC gene encoding menaquinone reductase iron-sulfur cluster-binding subunit QrcC, which produces MQTKEFKIKWGMVIDIDKCTGCGACMVGCQVENNIAPMTKKDPYNYVQALTKDRDDASNKLKTLTWLNVYELSNGKAFPEHETAYLPRPCMQCGNPACVPVCPVVATEKNEEGGIVSQIYPRCIGCRYCMAACPYHARYFNWWDPLWPEGMDKGLSPAVSPRPRGVVEKCNFCHTRYMDAKDKARQNGEDPMNLPDGAYVTACAEICPTKAITFGDLNNPEHKVHELAKSPSAFRLLEKLGLAPQVYYMSNREWVRKQGDNYNADGGGH; this is translated from the coding sequence ATGCAAACAAAAGAATTCAAAATCAAATGGGGCATGGTCATTGATATTGACAAATGCACCGGCTGCGGCGCCTGTATGGTCGGCTGCCAGGTGGAGAACAATATCGCTCCCATGACTAAGAAAGACCCCTATAATTATGTTCAGGCTTTGACCAAGGATCGCGACGACGCATCCAATAAGCTCAAGACCCTGACTTGGCTGAATGTTTACGAACTGTCCAATGGCAAAGCCTTCCCGGAACATGAGACGGCTTATTTGCCCAGGCCTTGTATGCAGTGCGGCAATCCCGCTTGTGTGCCTGTTTGCCCGGTTGTTGCCACAGAAAAGAACGAAGAGGGCGGCATTGTCTCCCAGATCTACCCCCGTTGTATCGGATGTAGGTACTGCATGGCTGCATGCCCATACCATGCCCGCTATTTTAACTGGTGGGATCCGCTTTGGCCTGAAGGCATGGACAAGGGCTTGAGCCCGGCCGTGTCTCCTCGTCCTCGTGGCGTGGTTGAGAAGTGTAACTTCTGCCACACCCGTTATATGGACGCCAAGGATAAAGCTCGCCAGAATGGCGAGGACCCGATGAATCTGCCGGATGGCGCATATGTGACCGCTTGCGCAGAAATCTGCCCGACCAAGGCTATCACCTTCGGCGATTTGAATAATCCCGAACATAAGGTGCATGAGCTCGCCAAGAGCCCCAGCGCATTCCGTTTGCTTGAGAAACTTGGCCTGGCTCCCCAGGTCTATTACATGAGCAATCGTGAATGGGTCCGTAAGCAGGGTGATAACTACAACGCCGATGGCGGCGGTCACTAG